The Prosthecobacter vanneervenii DNA segment CAAGCTTGCTCGCCACTTCCTCTCCCTCATTCAGTTTGCCTCCGTCATCGACTGGCTCAGATATGGCTCTTGAGGGTTTTCAAACACGGCCTAGCTTTGTACCATGAATTCCAGCCTCCGCCGTTCCTGCATCATCGTCTTCATCCTCCTTGCATGCATGTCCCTGCCAGTCGCTGGCAAGGCGCAAAATACATCTCCCTTTCTGAGCTGGGATGAACTGGCGGCACACGCCGGACTGGCGGGAATCAGCGCAAAAAACAAGGATCAGTTCAGATGCGACGTTTGTTTTGTATCGGCACGTAACATCTCAGTGGTCAAAGCCTCGATCCTGCTCACTCCTGCCGAGTGGAGCTTTTTCAACTCCAGCATTCCAAATCATCTGCTGCACCCCTGGGATCTGGGCAAGCTGGACACCGACATGTGGAAACACATGGTGTACATCGGGCTTCCCTTTGAGGGAACTGTGAATGTGGACCGCCTCAAGGACGGGGACAAATACACCATTCTTCGCCGCCCGGACCTCCATTCCATTCGCTTGTACATGCTCTCCCCCAATGCAGACGGCAAAAGCGGTGTGCTGTTTTACTTCTACAACAAGGATTAGCATGTGGCGCAGTCATGCCAGTCATTTGACAGGATGATCAAATCTGGACCCAGGTGTTTGATCAAGGCCTTTCTCTTTGCCTCCTGCCAACATACTGAAACCCGAACCCCGTCTCCTGAACATGAGCCGAGCGCAGCGATACCGACTGCCGCAGGCAGCCCGTAGGGCGAACGCAGTGAGTCAGCAGGATGAGGAGTACGTGCAGCCCATGCTGCACAGTGGCGGCGTGACGTGAGCGCCTTCAACGACCTGCCCGCCAGGAGAGTGGCCTCAGATCCCGCCGGGCAGCTTTAAGTGATTCCACGCACACCTTGAGCGCCTGCTGATTTAATTTTGCGGTTCGGTGAACTCGGATTAGCATCATGAAATGAATTCCGGCCTTCGTTTCGATGCGCGCTTGATCATCGCTGTCGCAGTCATTTTTTGCGCAGTCTTTCCTGCGGCGGCCGAGGAGCAGCCGGCCGCTCAGCGCCCGCAATCGGAGAACCTTCTGAGCTGGGACGAGCTGGCTGCGCATGCCGGGCTGACGGGCCTCAAATTCAAAACGCTTAAAGAATATCAAGTCGATGGGGTTTATGATGGCTTCCGGGGGTACTTCGACGTGATCCAGGCATCCATTCAACTGACTCCTGAAGAGTGGACCCGGCTCGAATCCGGCGGCCATCCCCTGCTGAACCCATGGACGACAGGCAAAATTGATGAAAGGACCTGGAAAAGCACGGTTGATCTTATTCTTGAGGCTGAAGACCCGAAGGCCAAGCCATTCGACTATGAGGCGTTCACCAAAGGCGCGGTCATTCACCACTCCGGGCTCCCCGCTCGTGCAAGAAAGGTGGATGCAACCCGGCTGAACATGACCGACAAGGCCGTGATCCTTCACCGGCCCGATCTCCATAGCACACGCCTTTACATGCTCTCCCCCAATTCCGACGGCAAAAGCGGTGTGCTGTACTACTTCTTTACGAGGTACACATTCTGAAAAACCTGGAAGCTGACATCATGACCGACGCACTAGGAGTGGACTCGGACATCGTGATACTGCTGCGGTGTGCCGCATTGGATAAAAAGCCGGTCTCCCACCTGCTGGCGCTGCTGCGGCTCACCCACGACCCGGCGGGAGAAAACAGCTTCAGCTATTTCACGGTGCTGCATTATTTTGAGGAGGCCTTTGACTGGAACATCCGCCAGATCGGGGCGCTCAAAATGAGCTGCTATTTCGCAGACAAACCCTGGCCGGATGAAGCGCTGAACGCCCGCTACGCGCCGCAGCTGGAGGCCTGGAGAAAGAACCCGAGCACCTATCCCCGGCCAGAGCGGGATGCGGCTCTGTCCCAGGACTCCGCGCCGCTTTCAGGTGCCGAATGCCAGGAGGCAGTGGAATGCCTGGAGATGGACAGGGCTCAAGACCAGGAGTCAGAGACCAGCAGGACAGATTTCAGGACGTACAAAATGAATGCCGCCGTCGTGTTTCCACTGGGCGCGGTTCTTGCACTGGCGCTGGGTGGTTTTCTCATGTGGGCAGGAGCTCGTGACAACAATCAGGGCGGATCTTTCCACACGGTGACCGGACAGTGGGACTGGTGGCGTGTGGTGCCGCATTTCATCTGGCCGCTGCTGCTGTGGGTGCTGATGTTTGCGTTGTCTGGCGGGTTGAGGCAGCAGGTGAAGAGATGACCGCCATGCCTGATCATGGCTCGCTGCTTCATCACCTGTTTGCGGCGTTTTCATCATAGCACACAAAAGCCCTTGCGTCTGTCAGATCGGCCCCAAGAGCTTGTGCATGGCTTTTCTATTCTCATCCTCGCACCTGCCTGCCTCCCGAGTCCGCCGTCCTGACCTGGAAGATGAAGACGATCAAGAAAACCGGGAGGCGCTGCCGCGCAGCGGCGGGGTGCGAGCCTGCAGCCATCTGGAGGGGCGTGTGGCGGAGCCTGAGACCGAACGCAGCAGCGGCGGCTCCCCTGCCCCGCGCAGCAGCGGTGCCGGCAGCGACTGGATGGCCAGGCTGAAGGAGCTGGCAGAGCAGCCACAGCAGCACAAGCGCGCGGACTCTGCCGCACCGAATTCCGGCCCCCGGCGCGCGGATGATGAGCATGAGCCGGATGCCGGGGCTGAGCATGATGAGGACGAGGCTCCTGGCCAAGAGAGTGATATCCAACACGACAGCCGCAGTGACTCCAATCGTCCTCCGCCCGCCAGCCGCCTTTTTGAAAACCGCCCTCCCCCTGGCCTCGCGAGCAGGCCGGCGATCAGCAACCTCGTGCATCGTCCAGAATCTGGCACATCCAGATTCTCCAATAGTACTGCCTATGCGCCAGGGCCTGCCAGAGATCTTTATCTCCGAACTCAAGGCGATTCGGCGAAAGCCCAAAACCGATTCCGGGGATACAACCGGCCAGCGGCAGACAAGCGCCCTGCCACAACAGCGCTGCTCGCAGCCCATGCTGCTTCACCAGCACAGGAAACAGCAGGCCCTCGGCAGCTGGGCCGACCAGAACCACGTGCCTCCCATGAGGCTCCGCGCCAGCAGCAAATCCCATCCAGCACCCCGCCGCGCGCTGCATATGCAGAAGAAATCAAGCAGGGGAAACTTCCCCCCCGGCCCGGCCGCCTGGTGTTTGACGAAGTGGGCCCATCATGGTTTGGGAATCCAGCGGACTTGTCTGCACAAGCTGGTGCCATGGGGCTGGAGTATGCCAAACAGGCCAACCCTACTCTCGCTCAAATCCGGGAGAGAACCCGAAGCCTGGGAACTGGGGACATTTATGTTTACAGCGGTCATGGAGGGCGCGTAGGCGCGGAAGCCTTCCTCGCAGCACATGGAGGGGCCGACACTGGTAAACAGGAGGTTCCCATTTCTTATGATCGGAAAAACATATTTGGCCTGCCTTACAAGCAGGAGGGGACAGGCTATTCAGTCGGGCAGTTGAAGGACGACCTCGCTCAAGGCAAAAACGGCGCACCGATGATGGTCTTTGTCAGCGGGTGCGAGGTGAACGCCCATGACATGTCAAAACTCAATGATGCCGGGGTGCCCCTGGTCGTGTCCGCAGGAGGAAAGGCCGGAGAGCGCGATGCCCCCGGCCAGATGAAAACGTTTATGGAAGTATTGACAAAAGGCGGCACGATCAATGATGCTCTCAAGGCTGTGAACGAAATCGTGGACCGAGACAACCGGAGCAAATTTGACGAAAACGCCATGCAGAAGCATTTCACCGCCGTGTTCAAGGAAGGCATCACTGGAGACTGCACCCTGGAAGACCTGCGCAGGCACAATGCCCGGATCAATGAAGAACGGAAAGCCGGAATGAAGAACGCAGGGGGAACCGGGCCATGAGGCACCACCTGTGTCTATTCGGGTTGTTTATCCTGCTCGGCATCACGGCGTGGCAGCTCGGCTGGCTGCCGCTGCACTGGAGTGATCCGGCCGCCGATCAAAGCTTTGCTGCAGCATGCTATGAGAAAGGCCTGAGCTGCCAGAAGAGCGGCGGCACCCCCGAGGCCCTGCGCTGGTTTGGCCAGGCAGCCGATCTGGGCCATGCGGCTGCGCAGGCCAAAATGGGCACCGCTTATGCCACCGGGGCCGGACGGCCGGAGGACCCCGCCGCGGCGCTGCGCTGGTGGCGCAAAGCCGTAGCCCAAGGCGATGCTGAAGGGCAGTATGGACTCGGCGTGGCGCATCTCGCAGGCTCCATCGTGCCGCAGGACAAGGCGGCCGGGGTGAAGTGGCTGCAGATGGCCGCCAGCCAAAACTATGCCCCGGCTCAGTTCCGGCTGGCAGAGTGCCACCTGCATGGAGATGGCGTGGCCGAGGATCCAGCCGAGGCTGTGCGCTGGTACCGCCAGTCCGCTGAAAACGGCCATGCCGAGGCGCAGACGGCCCTCGGATTCATCTGCAAACGCGGGCTCTGGGGCGCACCGCAGGACCCCATGCAGGCGGCGCAGTGGTTTCAAAAAGCCGCCGCACAAGACCAGTCCCGGGCACAGTACCAGCTCGGCCTATGCCACGCCCAGGGCTCGGGTATCACCAAAGACCCCGTGGAGGCGCTGAAGTGGTGCCTTCTGGCCTCAGCCAGCGGCGATGCTGAAGCCGGCCAATGGATCCAAGATCACGAAAAAGAGCTGACCTCCGAGCAGCAGGCGGAAGCCCATTCACGGGCGCGGGCATTCGCAGCCAGACGTTAGCGAGGTGCTTTGCTGCAAACCTCGCCATGCCATAATCCACCGCGCTTTTACAATGGCAAAAGGTCAATACCACGTACCACCATAAAAAACCACACAAAGCACTTGCGCATTCCATACCGGACCCAAGAGCTTGTGCATGGCTTTTCTATTCTCATCCTCGCACCTGCCCGCCTCCCGCGTCCGTCGTCCTGCACTGGAGGACGATGATCATGATGAAAACCCGGAGGCGATGCCGCGCAGCGGCGGGGTGCGGGCCAGCAGCCATCTGGAGGGGCGTGTGGTGGAGCCTGAGACCACACGCAGCGCAGGAGGCTCCCCTGCCCCGCGCAGCAGCGGTGCCGGCATCGACTGGATGGCCAGGCTGAAGGAGCTGGCGGAGCAGCAACCGCAGCGCAGGCTCGCGGACTCTGCCGCACCGGATTCCGGCCCCCGGCGTGCAGATGAGGAGCATGAGCCGGATGCGGAGTCTAATCATGATGAGGACGAGGCTCCCTGGACCGAAGGTGACGAGGCACCGGAGCATGAGAAACATGAAGAGTCTGAAAACACCAGCTCGTGGTATCACCCGCCTGAGAGCGGGTCCCATCATCCCGATCCTGATTTCAACGTTCGTCCGGAGGACTTCGGCCCTGCGTCGCCGGATCATGGCTTTGATCAGCCTGCGCAGAGTGGCCGGCACGGCATGGGGCCTAATGCGCCGACAGACTCAGGCCCCGCCGGCGGCCGCACGGGCGCGTTTCCAAACAGCCGTCTCTTTGAGATGCGCCCGCATCCAGCTCTGGCAAAAATGCCTGGAGCTGGCGAAGGCTATGCGCAGAGCATGAAAGGCGGCCAAGAAAGAGCAGGCAGCGACATTGAGGATGATGCGCAGCCACTGGCTGGGACTCGAAATGAATTTACCTCTTCTTTCGCAGCCCTGGCTGGCACATCAGAGAAGAAACAGCAGGGTGCCAGTCAAAGCCCGACTTCACAAAATAGTGCGCTCATGCAGCAGATGCAGGCAGAGAACTCCGGCATGCAGGACACAGCTCCCCCAGGCAGCTCGGCAGTGCAGGAGCATAACAGAGTCCGGCTGCTGGATGAGAGAGATCCTGGCCCGCCGCCCAGACAGAGAATGGATGGAACAAATTCGAAGAACAAACCCCGGGACCAGTACGAAAAGGAAAAAGCGGCCTATGAAAAGGCGAAGGCTCAAGCAGCCGCCAATCACGCGGCAAACGAGAGAAACAGGCAGACAGTGAATGCCTGGGAGAACTATGACAGGGCGATCAAGCTGATGGAGATGACCCCTGAAGGCGGAAAGATCCTGGAGCATCTGCGCAATGATAAAAACAGGGTGTTCAAGGTCGTGATGGTGAACGACCCCATCAAGGACAGCTACATGGGCATCAGCATCAAACCCGGCGCACAGGGCCAGTACGTAAACACAGGAAAGAAGGATGAACAGGGGCGTGAGATTCATGTCCTGTTCCTTAGCGCGCCGGCACTGGCGCGTAATGCCGTCAAGCCCAACGGCCAGACCGATCCAGATGCCGAGGCCCTGGAAGATGTATGGCATGAGCTTTATCATGCGTCTGAGCGTCATCTGGCTGGCACCGCAGACCCGCTCGCTCTAGGCACCACCCGAAATGTGGACCGCTTGTCTCAGCAGCAGTCTTCTCATGAGAGACGTGCCGTTCGGTTTGAAAACATCATCCGGGCCAGGAATGGCGGGGTGCGCATGAAGAACAAGTATGGTGGCAGGTACGTCAAAGGTCCGGATGGTCAAACCCGGATCGTCGATGTCATCAATGTGCCCGAGGCTCAGCCTCCATGGCTTGCCGCTCCAAAACAGTGAGACAATCCTGCCGTGCCACCTGAATGCCCCCCTTTGCGCGGCTTCAACCAACATTGCCCAGAGAGAAGCAGAGCAGCATCCGGTGTGCGAATGGGCTCTGAAAGCCTTTGGATTCACAGGAAGATTGTTTAAGATCAGTGGACACACCTTTTGCAGTGCAGGCCTGCGCCGCCGTCTGCATGGCCGCAGCCCTCCTGCCCCCCGCCCCGCCCATGAAGAAGCACCTTTTCCACCCCGCCCTTCTGGCCGCTCTCTTTGCTCTGGTCGGGGTCCAGCTCATGCGTGGACAGACCGCCAGAGAAATGCCTGAGCAGGAAGTCAAAGGACGCGCAGAAATCCGGCGGCTCGCCTCCAGCAGCAGTGCGGACGACAGGCACTCCGCCGTGCTGCAGCTCGCTGCTTCTTACATGGACTACCGCCTGCTCTGGCAGCTCATGAACGACGACGCCCCCGACGTGCGGCTGGCGGCCATCGGTGCCATGACATGGGAATCCTGCACCGCGCAGGCGGACCAGCCGCTCTCTGCAGAGCTGGCCCAGAAGATGGCTGCCATGCTGGAGAAAGAGGTGACGCCGGAGCGAATCCGCGCCGTGTTTGAGCACGGAAGTGCAAAGGACCACGACTCAGGACTCATCACCGCAGCCGCAGAGACGCTGAACTATCTTTACCTCCACCATCCTGTGCAGCAGAGCCCGGCCGACTACGCCGCCTGGCAGCGCCGAGTGCTCAGGCCGCTGTTTCTGGCTGCCGCAGGTGGCAGTGGCAAAGGCGCACCATCAGCGCAGCGCCACGCCTGCATGATGAACCTCTTCAGGCATTTCAATGATCCGGCACTCCTGGCGGAGACCCTGCCGGTGGTGCTGCAAAAACTCGACTCCCCCGCCACACCCGCCGGGTGGCTGGGAGGCACGCTGAGCGTGCTCTGGCATCATCCGCTGCTGGGCCGCGACGGGCCGCTGCACCTCATGCTCTTCACGCAGATGGCTCCGCGCCTGGAGCCGCTGCGCCGCCGCATCCTGGATGCTACAGAGGAGGCGCAGTATCAAGAAGCTGTCTCCCTCATCTTCAGCGGCTATGCTGGGGATATCCGGACGGTGCGGGAGAAGCTGCCTGTGATCTCAGGAAAGCAGCAGCCGGAGACCGCGCAGGCCGCTCCAGCCGCAGACCAGGCCGCAGGCTCCGGTGCGACAGCAGCAGAAGCGCCCGACGGGAAGATGGCACAGCCTCAGCCCCCAGCCTCACTTTCCTCCGAGCAGCGGCAGCAGAAGCGCGCGGAGCTCATGCGTCTGGCCGCCAGCACCGCAGTACAGGACCGCATCTCCGCCGCAGAGGAAATGGTGAGCGGCGGCATCGACACCGGTCTTTTCCGCAAGCTCCTCCACGATCCGACGCACGAGGTGAGCGCGGTGGCCATGGATGCGCTGGTGGATGCGTGCCACGAGAAGCCGTGCCTCATTCCACTGGAGGAGGCGCGCAAGATGGCCGCCCTGCTGGAGCCCGAGGTGACCGAAGAGCGCATCACCACCCTCCATGAAGGCAAAGACGCGCAGGAGGTGGAGCACCGCGTTTACATGACCTGCCGCGCCGCGCTGGCGCTGAACCAGCTTTACCGGCAGTACGCACTCCTGCCCAGCACCTCCTCCTACGGCCACTGGCAGGAGGAGGTGCTGCGCACCCTGGTCATCTACCTGGCAGGCGACTACCGCGACCCCTTGGGCAAAAACGACGATCTTGTTCTGGAGGCGCTCCGCGCCATCACCGACCCCGCCGCCCTGCTGCATACGACCGAGCTGCTGAGAGAATACCCCAATCTGGACGACATCACCGCCACGCGTCAGCTCTATTATGTGGAGGCGCTCTGGACCCACCCGCTGCTCGGAGAGGGCAGGCCCATGAACCTCGTGCTCCTGCAGCAGCTAGCTCCCGTCTGGGAACCTGTGCGGGACCACATCCTGCGCAACACACGCGACAAGGACCGGCCTGATCCCAAAGCCGCAGGACTGCTGCAGAGGATGGATGCGGCCTATGGCAAAGCCCGCCAGCAGCTCGACCTCCGGCCTGCGGTGAAGTGAGTGCTGCAGCCTGGAGCTGTTTATTTACGCAACGGCTCTCCATGCACAGTCTGGCGCAAGCCTGCATGATCGCTGGCATTCAGTCGCCAAGACGGCTGACTTCCATCGGGGAGTCTCATTGGCCGAAGGCTGAACCCTACCATGTACCACCATAAAGAAGCACACAAAACACTTGCGTCTGGCAGATCGGACCCAAGAGCTTGTGCATGGCTTTTCTATTCTCCTCCTCGCACCTGCCAGCCTCCCGAGTCCGCCGTCCTGATCTGGAGGCTGACGATGATCATGATGAAAACCCGGAGGCGATGCCCCGCAGCGGCGGGGTGCGGGCCAGCAGCCATCTGGAGGGGCGTGTGGCGGAGCCTGAGACCGAACGCAGCAGCGGCGGCTCCCCTGCCCCGCGCAGCGGCGGTGCCGGAATCGACTGGATGGCCAGGCTGAAGGAGCTGGCGGAGCAGCAACAGCAGTGCAGGCGCGCATCTCAAAGACGGCGGCCCTCAGCGACTGAAGCCATGCTGGACATGAACAATGCCGCCACGCCATCAGCCAGCACAGTCAACTCCTCCGGCACTAGCGCGCAGACGGACGAAAACGCACCCATCACCGTCGGCTAAATGACATACGCTGACAAGCGGACGAAGGAACTGGTGGACAATGTACGCAAAAAGGATCCGCGATTGGAGAAAATGGTATCAGAGCTCGAAAACTCAGCACACAATCACTACATTGACGCCAGAATCACTCAGAAAACCTTTGATGAGGGCAACCCCCGTGGGCAGACTTTTGTCAGAGACGATGCCACCGGCTCGGAATCAATGAGAGCCCATGCCAAACGTCACAATGGAATAGGGACCTCCACGCACACAGTTGCAGCCAGAGAGGCCATTACCAGCCATGAGGCTGGAGCGCAGCCCAAATCGCCTGAGGAAACAATGGCACATGAGCTGCAGCATATTCACGACGTGGCCAAAGGAGTCTCCCCAAAGCTGCCCCCTGGCACTTATATTGGCAAAGGATCTCTGCTGCCGACAAAGCTGCTTGATGAGGAAGAAAACGAAAATCGTGCCGTGCGGACGGAAAACATCTACAATGCCGCCGTGCCGCAGCCTTTACGCACCAAATACAATG contains these protein-coding regions:
- a CDS encoding tetratricopeptide repeat protein — its product is MRHHLCLFGLFILLGITAWQLGWLPLHWSDPAADQSFAAACYEKGLSCQKSGGTPEALRWFGQAADLGHAAAQAKMGTAYATGAGRPEDPAAALRWWRKAVAQGDAEGQYGLGVAHLAGSIVPQDKAAGVKWLQMAASQNYAPAQFRLAECHLHGDGVAEDPAEAVRWYRQSAENGHAEAQTALGFICKRGLWGAPQDPMQAAQWFQKAAAQDQSRAQYQLGLCHAQGSGITKDPVEALKWCLLASASGDAEAGQWIQDHEKELTSEQQAEAHSRARAFAARR